Proteins from a genomic interval of Lolium perenne isolate Kyuss_39 chromosome 1, Kyuss_2.0, whole genome shotgun sequence:
- the LOC139834301 gene encoding uncharacterized protein — translation MPTLRRVRPRTAGEEADRLSALPEELIRLILSKLGTRAALSTAVLARRWARIPRELPAFDFRVRDVLAPEYERTVALRARNLPRDEDVGRMLDGLVASCERATMKAFVDGIAGFLEADGGRAHRSAKTLRLEFFETRDVGVVDRLIATAVAAWGVEEVEVVVRPAYTCDEDVPPAYSLRLKEDGHRSRVRSLTLGNCMVPPQLQRYDALTTLVLRDMAASTPVDVYERVFSQCTRLQVLHLTFCCCLEDWLVVDAPCSEIRELVVEACSFLVIELRNLPMLARLACLTNTVEIVFGSVPCLTHTNLTFFVEQEFVDSPPPHTELEQFLGTSPSTMENLVIRFTGPRRWVQAECIDNQLFALKRLLVADLPSNWDATLPRLLLMAAPSLEVLHIHVAHSDIEPQAFGVIWTKTSQEQQYPTSNLKELVMVGFTQQLHLHHMEFLKYVVSECTALQRLVLLKDGHVRYNGLWDWDMQHECRCWSDKDKRAVRRMIKSGSSPLVQLVLG, via the coding sequence ATGCCGACGTTGCGTCGCGTGCGCCCACGCACGGCCGGCGAAGAGGCGGACCGCCTCAGCGCGCTGCCGGAAGAGCTGATCCGCCTCATACTGAGCAAGCTGGGCACCCGCGCCGCGCTCTCGACCGCCGTCCTCGCCAGGCGCTGGGCGCGCATCCCGCGCGAGCTCCCGGCGTTCGACTTCAGGGTGCGCGACGTACTCGCGCCGGAGTACGAACGGACCGTCGCACTCCGCGCGCGCAACCTGCCGCGCGACGAGGATGTCGGCAGGATGCTCGACGGCCTGGTGGCGAGCTGCGAGCGCGCTACCATGAAGGCGTTCGTCGACGGCATCGCTGGCTTCTTGGAAGCGGACGGTGGCCGCGCGCACCGGAGCGCCAAGACCCTCCGTCTCGAGTTTTTCGAGACGCGCGACGTTGGCGTCGTGGACCGGCTGATCGCCACCGCGGTCGCGGCATGGGGAGTGGAAGAAGTGGAGGTCGTTGTGAGGCCAGCCTACACCTGCGATGAAGACGTGCCGCCGGCCTACTCCTTGCGCCTCAAGGAGGACGGACACAGGTCGCGCGTGCGCAGCCTGACGCTGGGCAACTGCATGGTGCCGCCGCAGCTGCAGCGCTACGACGCGCTCACCACGCTGGTCTTGCGAGACATGGCCGCTTCCACGCCCGTCGACGTGTACGAGAGGGTGTTCAGCCAGTGCACGCGGCTGCAGGTGCTGCACCTCACGTTCTGCTGCTGCCTGGAGGACTGGCTGGTGGTGGACGCCCCGTGCTCAGAGATCAGAGAGCTCGTCGTGGAGGCGTGCTCCTTCCTGGTGATCGAGCTGCGCAACCTCCCGATGCTCGCCCGCCTGGCGTGCCTAACCAACACCGTGGAGATCGTGTTCGGCTCCGTCCCGTGCCTCACGCACACCAACCTCACCTTCTTCGTAGAGCAGGAATTTGTAGATTCGCCGCCGCCGCACACTGAGCTCGAGCAGTTCCTTGGGACGTCCCCCTCGACCATGGAGAACCTCGTCATCCGGTTCACCGGACCCAGGAGGTGGGTTCAGGCTGAGTGTATAGACAACCAATTGTTCGCGCTGAAGAGGCTCCTTGTCGCCGACCTGCCTTCCAACTGGGACGCCACATTGCCGCGCCTGCTCCTGATGGCCGCGCCATCGCTCGAGGTCCTACACATCCATGTGGCTCACTCGGATATTGAGCCACAAGCATTCGGGGTTATCTGGACCAAGACGAGCCAGGAGCAGCAGTATCCTACTAGTAACTTGAAGGAGCTGGTCATGGTTGGATTCACGCAGcagctccacctccaccacaTGGAGTTTCTCAAGTATGTCGTGAGCGAGTGCACCGCCTTGCAACGCCTTGTTCTGCTTAAAGATGGCCATGTCCGATACAATGGACTCTGGGATTGGGACATGCAGCACGAATGCCGGTGCTGGAGCGACAAGGATAAAAGGGCGGTGAGAAGAATGATCAAGTCTGGATCTAGCCCTCTCGTTCAACTCGTCCTGGGATGA
- the LOC127326853 gene encoding probable hexosyltransferase MUCI70, which yields MNGGASLGLRTSGSYGSLQQSSGLLASPAPSPPLALRKPAKLSLGGAGAGGRGGERLLFARICMFASRRQRMLLLLLVAVVVLLCFHFSSLVSKDEVAAPGTETMLGISDHVLSFVNPGWTSSFSGNDLNTTSLTGKQFDISNEKVQGPLWTFPPAIALERHPCENFSFSPPPVDRKRTGPRPCPVCYVPVEQALALMPRAPTASPILQSLNYVSEDHLVLKESRSGSLFGGYPSLEQRDMSYDIKDSMTVHCGFVRGKIPGLNTGFDVDEADLYEMRKCHGTVVASAIFGNYDIMQQPENISEFSKDTVCFFMFLDEETEAAIKNTTTVDNMKRIGLWRVVVVHNLPYSDARRNGKVPKLLLHRLFPNVRYSLWIDGKLKLVKDPYQLLERFLWRKNVSFAISRHYRRFDVFEEAEANKAGGKYDNASIDNQIEFYKREGLTHYSSAKLPITSDVPEGCVIIRENIPITNLFTCLWFNEVDRFTSRDQISFSTVRDKIRSRVNWTADMFLDCERRDFVVQAYHRELMEQRLAALRSQPPPPPPVVRAQQPRKMLPDNAAKEPVRASATKKSTGKRSRKSSSKRPHRTKATSGKETVQL from the exons ATGAACGGCGGGGCGTCGCTGGGGCTCAGGACGTCCGGGAGCTATGGATCCTTGCAGCAGTCCAGCGGCCTGTTGGCGTCGccggcgccgtcgccgccgctcgcGCTCCGGAAGCCTGCGAAGCTGTCCCTTggaggcgccggcgccggcggccgcGGGGGCGAGCGCTTACTCTTCGCCCGGATCTGCATGTTCGCGAGCCGGCGCCAGCGgatgctcctgctcctcctcgtcgccgtcgTTGTGCTCTTATGCTTCCACTTCTCATCACTTGTCAGTAAAG ATGAAGTTGCAGCACCTGGTACCGAGACCATGCTGGGGATTTCGGATCATGTCCTGAGCTTCGTAAATCCTGGTTGGACATCCTCTTTCAGTGGAAATGATCTAAATACAACATCACTGACTGGAAAACAGTTTGACATCAGTAACGAAAAGGTTCAGGGTCCTTTGTGGACTTTCCCACCAGCTATTGCTCTGGAGCGCCATCCTTGTGAGAATTTCTCATTTTCTCCTCCACCTGTTGATAGGAAACGCACTGGACCACGGC CATGTCCTGTTTGTTACGTGCCTGTTGAGCAGGCCTTGGCATTGATGCCACGTGCTCCAACAGCATCACCTATCCTTCAAAGTCTAAATTATGTGTCTGAGGACCATTTGGTTTTGAAAGAGTCCAGGAGTGGGTCTTTGTTTGGTGGTTATCCATCCCTGGAACAACGAGATATGTCTTATGACATAAAAGACTCGATGACAGTACATTGTGG ATTTGTGAGGGGGAAGATACCTGGTCTCAATACAGGATTCGATGTAGATGAAGCTGATCTGTATGAGATGCGGAAGTGTCACGGAACAGTTGTtgcttctgctatttttg GGAAttatgatataatgcagcaaccaGAAAATATTAGTGAATTTTCAAAGGATACTGTTTGCTTCTTCATGTTTCTGGATGAAGAAACGGAAGCTGCAATAAAGAACACCACTACTGTTGATAATATGAAAAGAATCGGGCTGTGGCGTGTGGTTGTTGTCCACAACCTTCCATATTCAGATGCAAGGAGGAATGGAAAG GTTCCGAAACTATTACTACATCGACTTTTTCCTAACGTGAGATATTCACTCTGGATTGATGGGAAACTTAAACTAGTGAAGGATCCTTATCAGCTATTAGAGAG ATTCTTGTGGAGGAAAAACGTTAgcttcgcaatttccaggcattaTAGACGCTTTGATGTCTTTGAGGAAGCTGAGGCGAACAAGGCTGGTGGAAAGTATGATAATGCTTCAATTGATAACCAAATAGAGTTTTACAAGAGAGAGGGTTTAACCCATTATTCGTCAGCTAAGCTTCCTATTACGAGTG ATGTCCCTGAGGGCTGTGTGATAATAAGGGAGAACATCCCCATCACTAATCTCTTCACATGCCTTTGGTTTAATGAAGTTGATCGCTTCACCTCAAGAGATCAGATAAGCTTTAGCACAGTGAGGGATAAAATACGGTCAAGAGTTAATTGGACTGCAGACATGTTTTTGGATTGTGAAAGGCGTGATTTTGTTGTTCAG GCATACCACAGAGAGCTCATGGAGCAAAGGCTGGCTGCCTTAAGAAGCcagcctccaccgcctcctcctgtGGTGCGCGCTCAACAACCCCGAAAGATGCTCCCAGACAATGCAGCAAAGGAACCCGTGAGAGCTTCTGCAACCAAGAAGTCGACAGGGAAGCGCTCACGGAAATCAAGCTCAAAACGGCCCCATAGAACGAAAGCCACCAGTGGGAAGGAAACCGTTCAACTGTAA